Within Amycolatopsis sp. FDAARGOS 1241, the genomic segment GGCTGGTGCTGATCGTGGTGATCGTCGCGTTCCCCGGTGGCATCCAGTCCGGGGTCCGCAAACTCGGCGCCCTCGCCAGGGCGCGCCTGAACCGTCCACAAGAGCCGGACAACCACCAGGAGCCGAGATGAAGACCGTCCGCCGATCCGCCTCCGTCGCGGTCGCCCTGACCGCGGCGGTCGCGCTCACCGCCACCGCCTGTGCTTCGGGCGGCGACGCCGGGGAAGCCACGCCGGGTGTCACCGCCGACTCCGTGACCATCGGGTCCACGATCCCGCTCACGGGCACCGCCGCACCGGGCTACAGCGAGCAGGGTCCGGCCGCCAAGGCGTTCTTCGACTACGTCAACGCGAACGGTGGCATCAACGGCCGCAAGATCACGCTCAAGTACCTCGACGACGCCTACAACCCGGCCCAGACCGTCACGCTCACGAAGCAGCTGGTGCTGCAGGACAAGGTGTTCGCGGTCGTCGGCTCGCTCGGCACACCGACGCACACCAAGGTCGTCGACTTCCTGAACTCCTCCCGCGTGCCGGACCTGTTCGTCGCGTCCGGCTGCACCTGCTGGGACCAGCCGAAGAAGAACCCCTACACGTTCGGCTGGCAGCCGGACTACACGGTCGAGGGCAAGATCCTCGGTGACTACGTGAAGAAGAACTTCGCGGGCAAGAAGGTCGCGTACTTCTACCAGGACGACGACTTCGGCCGCGACGGCATGAAGGGTCTCGACAAGTACGTCGACCAGAGCCAGGTCGTGTCGCGCCAGCCGTACCAGCCGGGCAACACCGACGTGGCGGCGCAGGTGTCGGCGATCGCCGCATCGAAGGCCGACGTCGTAGTGCTCGAAGCGATCCCGGCCTACACGGCATTGTTCAAGCTGACGTCGCTGAAGCTCGGCTACTCGCCGACGCTGGTGGCCTCCAGCGTCGGTGCGGACCCGATCACGGTGTCCGGGCTGCTGGAGAACTTCGCCAAGCAGGCCGGCTCGTCGGTGAAGGGCCAGGACCTCATCGAGGGCCTGGTGACTTCGGCCTACCTCCCGCCGCTCGACGACACGAGCAACTCGTGGACCGCGCTGTTCAAGAAGATCCACGACCAGTACATCCCGAACGTCCCCTTCGACGGCAACGTCTACTACGCCATGGCCTACGCGTACACCTTCACGCAGGCGCTGGCGCGGGCCGGGCAGAACCCGACCCGGCAGGGGGTCATCGACGCGCTCGAGAAGGGCGGCCTGACGGGACCCGGCCTCGTGCCGTTCCGCTACGGCAAGGATTCACACGCCGGCTACACCGGCGGGCAGATCGCGACCGTCAAGGCGGGCAAGCAGGTGCCCTCCGGCTCCCCGCTCACCACGGACGACGGTGACGGCCCGATCACGGCCTATACCCAACCGCAACCTCAGGCTCCGGCCAACGGCATCCCCGCGGCGTGAGTTCGTCCGGCACAATCACGCCATGGCCATGACGGAGGCGACAGGGAGCAAGCGGGCGCAGGCGACGCGGGCGCTGCTGCTCGAAGCGGCGGGTGAGGTGTTCACCGCGGCGGGCTACGACCAGGCGAGCATGGCCGCGATCGCCGAGCGGGCGGGTGCCAGCATCGGCAGTCTGTACCACCACTTCGCCGCGAAGTCCGATTTGTACATAACCCTGTACACCGAGTACAACCGCCGCCAGCAACACCGGTCCGCCAAGGCCTTCCGCACGGCGCTGGCACAGGGTGAGGAGGACGCGCTCCGGCTTTACATCGCCGGAGCGCGCGCCTACCTCGAAGGCTGCTGGCAGGAGCGCAAACTCGCCCGGCTGTTCCTGTCGGGCAACGGGCCCGCGGGCTTCGGCCTGCTGACGCGCGAACGGTTCCGGGAGTGGCTCACGGCCAACGCCACGCTGGTCAACGGCCACACCCGGCCGTTGTCGGACATGCTGGTGCTCTCGCTCACCGCGATGTCCACGGAGGCCGGCCGCGAAGTCGCGGCCGCGCCGACGAAGGCCAAGGCGACGCTGATGATCGAGGAGGTCCTCGAGCTGATGGGCCGCCTCTACCCCAAGTCGTGACGCAGGTCACCCCGGCTGGGTGAACGCGCGGGCCAGCAGCGGAAACGCCGGCCGCCTGGTCGGATAGGAGCAGGTGTGTCCGGTTTGTCGGGGTGGCGTTCCGCATCGGTGAGGCAGTTTCATTCCCTATGAATGTTTCTCTACTGGCACGACGCGACGGCACGACGGGGGCTGGACATGTGCGGGATCACGGGATGGGTGGACTTCGGCCGCGACCTCGCGGCTGAACGCGAGACGGTGGCGGCCATGACGGCCACCATGGCGTGCCGCGGCCCGGACGCGAGCGGGCTCTGGTTCGACCGCCACGCGGCGTTCGGGCACCGGCGGCTGTCCATCATCGACCTGGAACTGGGCAAGCAGCCGATGACGGCCGACGCCGGCGGCACCGTCGCCCTGACCTACAGCGGTGAGGTCTACAACTTCGCCGAGCTGCGCGCGGAGCTGGAGACGCGCGGGCACCGCTTCACCACGCACAGCGACACCGAAGTGGTCCTGCGCGGTTACCTCGAGTGGGGCGCCGGCCTGGCCGAACACCTCAACGGCATGTACGCGTTCGCGATCTGGGACCCGCGCGAGGAGCGCTTGGTGCTGATCCGCGACCGGATGGGCATCAAGCCGCTGTACTACTCGCTCCTCGGCGACGGGCTGCTGTTCGGGTCCGAGCCCAAGGCGATCCTCGCGCACCCGGACGTGAAGCCGGTGCTGGACGCGGACGGCCTGCGCGAGCTGCTGGTGTTCACCAAGAACCCCGGCCAGGCCGTGTGGGCCGGCCTGCGCGAGGTCGAGCCGGGCACGGTCGTGACGCTCGACCGCACCGGGCTCAAGGTGCGCCGCTACTGGCAGCTGCAGCCGGATGAGCACACCGACGACATCGGGGTGACCGTGCACCAGGTGCGCGAGCTGCTCGACGACGTCGTCCGGCGTCAGCTCGTGGCCGACGTGCCGCGCTGCGTGCTGCTCTCCGGCGGCCTCGACTCCAGCGTGCTCACGGCGCTGTCGGCACAGCAGCTCGCAGATCAGGGCGAGCAGGTGCGCAGCTTCGCGGTGGACTTCGTGGGGCAGGAGGAGAACTTCGTGCCGGACGCGATGCGGTCCACTCCGGACGCACCGTACGTGCGCGACGTCCACGAGCACGTCGGCTCGCTGCACCAGGACATCGTGCTCGACTCGGCGGAACTCGCCGACCCGGCCGTGCGGCGCGCGGTGGTGCGCGCCCGCGACTTGCCCACCGGCCTGGGAGACCTGGACGGCTCGCTGTACCTGCTCTTCCGCGCGATCCGCGAACGCTCGACCGTGGCGCTTTCGGGCGAGTCGGCCGACGAGGTCTTCGGCGGCTACGCGTGGTTCCACGACCCGCAGGTGCAGCAGGCCGACACGTTCCCGTGGCTCGCGCGCCGGCTGGCCTCCGGTGCCCGGGGTTCGGTGGCGGGGATCTTCGACCCCGGGTTGCTGTCCACTTTGGATCTTCGTGCGCACCTGCGCGACTCCTACTCCGCCGCGGTCGCGGAGGCCGGCACGCGGCCGGGGGAGACCGAGCACGAACGCCGCATGCGCGTGATCGGTTACCTGCACCTCACGCGGTTCGTGCGGATCCTGCTCGACCGCAAGGACCGGCTCAGCATGGCCAACGGCCTCGAGGTGCGCGTGCCGTTCTGCGACCACCGGCTCGTGGAATACGTCTACAACACGCCGTGGACCACGAAGACCTTCGACGGCCGCGAGAAGAGCCTGCTGCGCGCCGCGGCTCGCGACGTGCTGCCCGCGTCGGTGGCCGAGCGGGTGAAGAGCCCGTACCCGTCCACGCAGGACCCGAAGTACCTCGAGGCGCTTCGCGAGCAGGCCGGCGACCTGCTCGCCTCGCCCGCGCACGGCGTGTTCGACCTGATCGACCGCCGCGCGCTGACGGAGCTGCTTGCCCGAGAGGACACCGGTGGATTCCTCCGCCCGCAGTTGGAGCGTGTGTTGTTCTTCGCGACCTGGTTCGATCTGTATTCACCGGAGCTGCGGGTCCGGTGAGGCGAACCGGGTGAGGGTGAGGAGCGGGCCATGGTGGGCGAACCTTCGGACGTCGACGCCGACGAGGCGTTCCAGTTCGTGCTGTCGCTGCACCGGCTGCTGCGCGAGCTGCACCGGGCGGCGCCGCCTGACGGCCTGCCACGCACGCAGCTGCTGGTGCTCGCCAAGCTGGCTCGCTCCGGACCCCTGCGGATCGGCACGCTCGCCGAGGAGGTCGGCTGCTCCCAGCCCACGGCCACCAAGGTCGTGCACGCCATGGAGGACTCCGGCCTCGTCGCGCGCGCGGCCGACACGAGCGACAAGCGCGCGAGCTACGTGCACCTGACCCAGCAGGGCCGGCGCCGGCTCGCCGCGGTGGTGCGCGACGAGTCGCGGGTGCTCATCGAGCGGTTCGGCGACCTCGAACAGGACGAGGTCGAGCTGCTGCTCAAGGCCGGTGCGGTGCTGCGGCGGCTCACCGAGAGTTCCGCGCCGGAGATCGACATTCGACAAAGTTCTGGCGATCCGCAGTAGTTACCGATCCGACCACAAGCAGGCGGACACCCGACTGGATGTGTGCCGACGGTTTCCGCCGTGACTGTGGTCGGACCGGTAACGAACAGCACAGTATGTGAGACGGCGCGGGTCTCGAGGAGGAGACGGCCGAATGTTCGCTGAACCCGATGTCGAACGCGAGGACCGGCCCGACGGGAGTGTCGTCTTCCGCTCCCGCGCGCCGTTGGGGCCGTACCCGCGCAGCGTGGCCGCGATGCTGCGTGACTGGGCCGAAGCCGATCCGGCCCACCCGCTCGTCGCCGAACGCGCGGGCGACGGCTGGGCGACGCTGACCTACGGCGAGGTCCGCGACCGCGCCGACGCGCTCGGCCAGGCGCTGCTCGACCGCGGCCTCGGGCCCCACCGGCCGCTGATGATCCTGTCCGGCAACTCCGTCGCGCACTTCGTGCTCACGCTCGGCGCACTGACGGCGGGCGTGCCGGTCGCGCCGATCAGCGTCGCGTACTCCTTGCTCAGCACCGATCACGCGCGGATCCGGGACATCGCGTCGCTGCTGCGACCGGGCCTGGTGTTCGCCGAGGCCGGCGGTCCGTTCGCCGCGGCTCTCGCGGCTGTAGAGGGACCCGGCGTGGTGCTCGCCTACGATGTCGACGCGGTGCCGGGGGCGGAATCGCTGGATGACCTCCTGGCCACGGCGCCGGGCCCGGAATTGGCGGCCGCGTACGCCGCGACCGGACCCGGAACACTCGCGAAGGTGCTCTTCACATCGGGGTCCACGGGCTCGCCGAAGGGGGTGCTGAACACCCACCGGATGCTGTGCTCCAACCAGCAGGCGATCCGGCAGGCGTGGCCGTTCCTCGCCGGCGAGCGCCCGGTGCTCGTCGACTGGCTGCCGTGGAGCCACACCTTCGGGGGCAACCACAACGTGGACCTGGTGCTGCGCAACGGCGGGACGCTGTATCTCGACGACGGCAAACCGGCGCCGCAGCTGTTCGGCCGCAGCCTGGAGAACCTGCGGTCGGTGCCGCCGACGCTGTACTTCAACGTCCCCGCGGGTTATGCACAGCTCGTGCCCGTGCTGGAGCGGGACCCCGAGTTCGCGCGCGTGTTTTTCTCGCGTTTGCGGCTGCTGTTCAACGCGGCGGCCGCGTTGCCGGCGGCCTTGCGCTCGCGGCTGGAAGCTGCCGCGGCGGCGGCCGGCGCCGATGTGCCGCTGACCGGCTCGTGGGGTGCGACCGAAACCGCGCCCGCGGTGACGAGCGCGCACTTCCCGTTCACCGACGCGCGGTGCATCGGCGTGCCGCTGCCGGGGCTCGCGGTCAAGCTGGCGCCCGTCGGCGAGGCGCACGAGATCCGGGTGCGCGGCGACGCCGTCACCCCGGGCTACCTGCACCGCCCGGACCTCACGGAGGCGGCGTTCGACGACGAAGGCTTCTACCGCA encodes:
- a CDS encoding ABC transporter substrate-binding protein encodes the protein MKTVRRSASVAVALTAAVALTATACASGGDAGEATPGVTADSVTIGSTIPLTGTAAPGYSEQGPAAKAFFDYVNANGGINGRKITLKYLDDAYNPAQTVTLTKQLVLQDKVFAVVGSLGTPTHTKVVDFLNSSRVPDLFVASGCTCWDQPKKNPYTFGWQPDYTVEGKILGDYVKKNFAGKKVAYFYQDDDFGRDGMKGLDKYVDQSQVVSRQPYQPGNTDVAAQVSAIAASKADVVVLEAIPAYTALFKLTSLKLGYSPTLVASSVGADPITVSGLLENFAKQAGSSVKGQDLIEGLVTSAYLPPLDDTSNSWTALFKKIHDQYIPNVPFDGNVYYAMAYAYTFTQALARAGQNPTRQGVIDALEKGGLTGPGLVPFRYGKDSHAGYTGGQIATVKAGKQVPSGSPLTTDDGDGPITAYTQPQPQAPANGIPAA
- a CDS encoding TetR/AcrR family transcriptional regulator, encoding MAMTEATGSKRAQATRALLLEAAGEVFTAAGYDQASMAAIAERAGASIGSLYHHFAAKSDLYITLYTEYNRRQQHRSAKAFRTALAQGEEDALRLYIAGARAYLEGCWQERKLARLFLSGNGPAGFGLLTRERFREWLTANATLVNGHTRPLSDMLVLSLTAMSTEAGREVAAAPTKAKATLMIEEVLELMGRLYPKS
- the asnB gene encoding asparagine synthase (glutamine-hydrolyzing), which encodes MCGITGWVDFGRDLAAERETVAAMTATMACRGPDASGLWFDRHAAFGHRRLSIIDLELGKQPMTADAGGTVALTYSGEVYNFAELRAELETRGHRFTTHSDTEVVLRGYLEWGAGLAEHLNGMYAFAIWDPREERLVLIRDRMGIKPLYYSLLGDGLLFGSEPKAILAHPDVKPVLDADGLRELLVFTKNPGQAVWAGLREVEPGTVVTLDRTGLKVRRYWQLQPDEHTDDIGVTVHQVRELLDDVVRRQLVADVPRCVLLSGGLDSSVLTALSAQQLADQGEQVRSFAVDFVGQEENFVPDAMRSTPDAPYVRDVHEHVGSLHQDIVLDSAELADPAVRRAVVRARDLPTGLGDLDGSLYLLFRAIRERSTVALSGESADEVFGGYAWFHDPQVQQADTFPWLARRLASGARGSVAGIFDPGLLSTLDLRAHLRDSYSAAVAEAGTRPGETEHERRMRVIGYLHLTRFVRILLDRKDRLSMANGLEVRVPFCDHRLVEYVYNTPWTTKTFDGREKSLLRAAARDVLPASVAERVKSPYPSTQDPKYLEALREQAGDLLASPAHGVFDLIDRRALTELLAREDTGGFLRPQLERVLFFATWFDLYSPELRVR
- a CDS encoding MarR family winged helix-turn-helix transcriptional regulator, which produces MVGEPSDVDADEAFQFVLSLHRLLRELHRAAPPDGLPRTQLLVLAKLARSGPLRIGTLAEEVGCSQPTATKVVHAMEDSGLVARAADTSDKRASYVHLTQQGRRRLAAVVRDESRVLIERFGDLEQDEVELLLKAGAVLRRLTESSAPEIDIRQSSGDPQ
- a CDS encoding feruloyl-CoA synthase — encoded protein: MFAEPDVEREDRPDGSVVFRSRAPLGPYPRSVAAMLRDWAEADPAHPLVAERAGDGWATLTYGEVRDRADALGQALLDRGLGPHRPLMILSGNSVAHFVLTLGALTAGVPVAPISVAYSLLSTDHARIRDIASLLRPGLVFAEAGGPFAAALAAVEGPGVVLAYDVDAVPGAESLDDLLATAPGPELAAAYAATGPGTLAKVLFTSGSTGSPKGVLNTHRMLCSNQQAIRQAWPFLAGERPVLVDWLPWSHTFGGNHNVDLVLRNGGTLYLDDGKPAPQLFGRSLENLRSVPPTLYFNVPAGYAQLVPVLERDPEFARVFFSRLRLLFNAAAALPAALRSRLEAAAAAAGADVPLTGSWGATETAPAVTSAHFPFTDARCIGVPLPGLAVKLAPVGEAHEIRVRGDAVTPGYLHRPDLTEAAFDDEGFYRTGDAAVPASGDPNTGLLFGGRIAEDFKLDTGTFVRVGALRTALLSAVPLLSDVVLAGENRQYIGALAWLNQAEARLAGPLDEADGCLVHAELAGQVAKLLAAMNSVAGSAGRVERLVVLAEPPDLDAGEITDKGYLNQRRVLARRAALVERLYADEPDVAVIVAG